In Oryzias melastigma strain HK-1 linkage group LG18, ASM292280v2, whole genome shotgun sequence, one DNA window encodes the following:
- the ppargc1a gene encoding peroxisome proliferator-activated receptor gamma coactivator 1-alpha isoform X6 gives MTSYSTPKAVNLRAPGEVLVAKTRAAWVLVPPRPPPRHLHPPPPRSPPCRLYPPPPPPPPQRRSQLCHLSSHRSSITSEVRAGLQATVVWLVLGLGSGSIAVTMTRLRIRRVLLPMLATEPTPAAMPAPNWSTGLPVKKEGRRAMWAGWQLLGLLAKPTTLPLPLTPESPNDYKGSPFENKTIERTLSVEIAGTPGLTPPTTPPHKASQENPFKASLKTKLSSCSSSALKCKRSRLSELGACAVALAPGGSAGGPARKGPEQTELYAQLSKASTALPYTVTPYAVGGGFEEHRSPGSNKRACPRGHSDHDYCQASARTKAAGGAAAVTAVEMTFTPGAADASVPSSGKVEHGRVECKDSAMPASSSPPSFSPSSASPGPLTKEQTPVSVGAEAGHCRGPGEQTLTQASPVPTFGATSTRDQLQLSATSRKPLCDQEIRAELNKHFGHHPQALHSQGGQEKEASCKRNKATAPRPAEGGENDYYSQKLLGSSYLHTGFLPFHDEIELGEGRDSRFVYPWEGTPLDLLFDCSPSSPSCSPPSSCSPSRGSLSPPSSLLLSPSRPFCWTTSGSRSRSRSHSGSRSSSSRYRRRSLSSSPDRRPPSWSRHSTDLNVFRSRAHKSPRRQSRSPLSRRPRYDSYEEYQHERLKREEYRLDYEKREFERAEQREKQRQKAIEERRVVYVGRLRSDCTRTELKRRFEVFGEIEECAVNLRDDGDNFGFITYRYTCDAFAALENGHTLRRPNDPQFELCFGGQKQFCKSHYTDLDSHTDDFDPASTKSKYDSMDFDSLLREAQCSLRR, from the exons ATGACATCCTACTCCACACCAAAGGCAGTGAACCTAAGAGCGCCTGGGGAGGTGCTAGTAGCAAAGACAAGAGCGGCCTGGGTCTTGGtgcctcctcgtcctcctcctcgccATCTTCATCCTCCACCTCCTCGTTCTCCTCCCTGTCGTCTatatcctcctcctcctcctccaccaccacaaAGAAGAAGTCAGCTCTGCCATCTCAGCAGCCACCGCAGCAGCATCACCAGCGAGGTGAGAGCCGGGCTGCAGGCGACTGTAGTATGGCTGGTGTTGGGGCTGGGAAGTGGCAGCATTGCAGTCACGATGACGAGGTTGAGGATTCGGAGAGTGCTTCTACCCATGTTGGCCACAGAACCTACACCTGCAGCCATGCCCGCCCCAAACTGGAGCACGGGCCTCCCAGTGAAGAAGGAAGGCCGCCGGGCGATGTGGGCCGGCTGGCAGCTGCTAGGTTTATTAG CCAAACCAACCACCTTGCCACTTCCTTTGACCCCAGAGTCTCCAAA TGACTACAAGGGATCACCTTTTGAGAACAAAACCATTGAACGCACATTAAGTGTGGAGATTGCTGGAACCCCAG GTCTGACACCACCAACCACGCCCCCACACAAAGCCAGTCAAGAGAATCCTTTCAAAGCATCTCTCAAAACCAAGTTGTCCTCATGTTCCTCCTCGGCCTTGAAATGCAAAAGAAGCAGGTTGAGTGAGTTAGGCGCCTGCGCTGTGGCCCTTGCCCCGGGTGGCTCAGCTGGGGGCCCCGCCAGGAAGGGTCCTGAACAGACTGAGCTTTACGCGCAGCTGAGCAAAGCGTCCACCGCTCTCCCTTACACTGTCACTCCATATGCAGTAGGGGGCGGCTTTGAGGAGCATCGCAGCCCTGGCAGCAACAAGCGGGCCTGTCCCCGCGGCCACAGTGACCACGATTACTGCCAGGCATCAGCTCGCACCAAGGCGGCTGGGGGCGCAGCCGCTGTAACCGCGGTGGAAATGACATTTACCCCGGGGGCCGCTGACGCCTCAGTGCCCAGTTCTGGCAAAGTAGAGCACGGGCGTGTGGAATGTAAGGACTCGGCCATGCCAGCATCCTCTTCACCACCATCTTTTTCTCCATCTTCAGCTTCACCTGGCCCTTTGACTAAGGAGCAGACTCCGGTCTCTGTGGGAGCAGAAGCAGGTCATTGCAGGGGCCCGGGGGAGCAAACCCTCACACAAGCCAGTCCTGTCCCCACATTCGGGGCCACCTCCACGAGGGACCAACTGCAACTCTCTGCCACGAGCCGGAAGCCCCTGTGCGACCAGGAAATCAGAGCAGAGCTCAACAAGCACTTTGGCCACCACCCACAAGCCCTCCACAGCCAGGGTGGCCAGGAAAAAGAGGCGAGCTGCAAGCGGAACAAGGCTACAGCCCCTCGTCCGGCTGAGGGGGGAGAAAATGACTATTACTCCCAGAAGCTGCTCGGCTCCAGCTACCTGCACACCGGCTTTCTGCCTTTCCACGATGAGATAGAGCTGGGCGAGGGCCGTGACAGTCGCTTTGTGTACCCCTGGGAGGGAACCCCTCTGGACCTACTCTTTGACTGCTCTCCCAGCTCTCCCTCCTGCTCCCCACCATCCAGCTGCTCCCCCTCACGAGGCTCCCTCTCCCCgccctcctccctcctcctgtcACCCAGCAGACCCTTCTGCTGGACCACCAGCGGATCCCGGTCCCGCTCCCGTTCCCACTCCGGCTCCCGCAGCTCGTCATCACGGTATCGCAGGCGCTCCCTGTCCAGCTCCCCCGACAGACGCCCCCCTTCCTG GTCGCGTCACAGCAcagatttgaatgtttttcgCTCCAGAGCCCACAAGAGTCCCCGCCGCCAGTCTCGCTCTCCTCTCAGCCGCAGGCCAAG GTATGACAGCTATGAGGAGTACCAGCATGAGAGGCTGAAGAGGGAGGAGTATCGCCTGGATTATGAGAAGCGGGAGTTTGAAAGGGCTGAGCAGAGAGAAAAGCAACGGCAAAAAGCCATA GAGGAGAGAAGGGTGGTGTACGTGGGGCGACTGAGGTCCGACTGCACCCGGACCGAGTTGAAGCGCCGCTTTGAAGTCTTCGGAGAAATTGAGGAATGTGCAGTGAACTTGAGGGATGATGG GGACAATTTTGGCTTCATCACCTACCGCTATACTTGTGACGCCTTTGCCGCCCTTGAGAACGGACACACCTTACGCAGGCCAAACGATCCGCAGTTCGAGCTGTGCTTCGGTGGACAAAAGCAGTTCTGCAAATCCCATTACACAGACTTGG